The following proteins are co-located in the Pseudarthrobacter siccitolerans genome:
- a CDS encoding MarR family winged helix-turn-helix transcriptional regulator, with protein MSNSPAAPTPDGRDDDYLVDAALQNVEHQISLFWRRARAISNQLSRQVHPDMEPAAYGLLTVIRREGPIRLTDLAMNIGVGKPSVSRQIAFLENIGLVSKEADPLDGRAQAIQLTPKGEEKMHQVQDARRQVFRERLGEWPVEDLQELARFMAKLNATYERDGFPQDGPPAAPAGEK; from the coding sequence ATGAGCAACTCCCCTGCCGCCCCGACCCCTGACGGCCGCGACGACGATTATTTGGTGGACGCAGCCCTGCAGAACGTCGAACACCAGATCAGCCTCTTCTGGCGGCGCGCGCGGGCCATCTCCAACCAGCTTTCCCGCCAGGTCCACCCGGACATGGAGCCCGCCGCCTACGGCCTGTTGACAGTCATCCGCCGGGAGGGCCCTATCCGGCTCACGGATCTCGCGATGAACATCGGTGTGGGCAAGCCGTCAGTCAGCCGGCAGATTGCATTCCTCGAAAACATCGGCCTGGTTTCCAAGGAAGCCGATCCGCTGGACGGGCGCGCCCAGGCCATCCAGCTGACCCCCAAGGGCGAGGAAAAGATGCACCAGGTCCAGGACGCGCGCCGCCAGGTCTTTCGGGAGCGGCTGGGTGAATGGCCGGTGGAGGACTTGCAGGAGCTGGCCCGGTTTATGGCCAAGCTGAACGCAACGTATGAGCGTGACGGTTTCCCGCAGGATGGTCCGCCTGCCGCCCCGGCCGGGGAGAAGTAG
- a CDS encoding FtsK/SpoIIIE family DNA translocase, whose protein sequence is MATRTTSAPNGSSRAGSGSKSGGSGGRGSGSTAAKSQARPARSGTARTRQLPAVEHHQPWLLRVVGGAWLAIGHLVGGGVRRIGYDVSDLPADERRDGAALFNLALGIFIATFAWWGLTGWFPDAVYSVVNGTFGWMSLLLPLMLFVCAFRLFRQPFDGRGNNRVGIGFLIMTFAGCGLAHILGGQPTVAQGFDGLRQAGGMLGFLGASPLAAIHPAVPLVLYGLLAFVSLLIITATPFGAIPRRLRGAYEHLMGIDLLDEEQDGNKHDRSYLERTPPAAPKKKKRRFFGKDKDADAGLEGYVGDEAFEHAVVDDDDPQPPHPAPGVRRPTQAEIAVEKIKAAQGLGPAAAGHDNATEAIPMVTPGMAAPAGKPAAPPTVPSNPVAPAPPPVPIPQRTEQLSLAGDVTYTLPASDYLTPGSIPKERTEANDAVVAALTDTLQQFNVDATVTGFSRGPTVTRYEIELASGTKVERVTALSKNISYAVASSDVRILSPIPGKSAIGIEIPNTDRETVSLGDVLRSQNARRTEHPMVMGVGKDVEGGYVVANLAKMPHLLVAGATGAGKSSFVNSMITSILMRATPDEVRMVMVDPKRVELTAYEGVPHLITPIITNPKKAAEALQWVVREMDARYDDLANYGFKHIDDFNKAVRAGKVQPPVDSKRVIRPYPYLLVIVDELADLMMVAPRDVEDSIVRITQLARAAGIHLVLATQRPSVDVVTGLIKANVPSRMAFATSSVTDSRVVLDQPGAEKLIGQGDALFLPMGASKAMRVQGAWVTESEIHKVVEHVKGQLQATYRDDVAAEAPKKQIDDDIGDDLEVLLQATELVVTTQFGSTSMLQRKLRVGFAKAGRLMDLLESRGVVGPSEGSKARDVLVKPDDLAPVLAAMKGQEAPAAPDAQTAALSDNANANIAQGGYAEDLVAADLDQRKQNVEYYDGSDSPPGGYDDEDGSEDAWSLTGR, encoded by the coding sequence GGCGCATCGGATATGACGTCAGCGACCTCCCGGCTGACGAGCGCCGCGACGGCGCAGCCCTCTTCAACCTGGCCTTGGGTATTTTCATCGCCACTTTCGCCTGGTGGGGCCTGACTGGCTGGTTCCCAGACGCCGTCTATAGCGTGGTGAACGGCACGTTCGGCTGGATGTCACTGCTGCTTCCGCTGATGCTTTTTGTCTGCGCCTTCCGCCTCTTCCGCCAGCCCTTCGACGGGCGCGGCAACAACAGGGTGGGCATCGGATTCCTCATCATGACGTTTGCCGGCTGCGGCCTGGCCCACATTCTGGGCGGACAGCCCACCGTGGCCCAGGGCTTTGACGGCCTGCGCCAGGCCGGCGGAATGCTCGGCTTCCTTGGCGCCTCCCCACTGGCCGCGATCCATCCGGCCGTGCCGCTGGTGCTGTACGGGCTGCTGGCTTTTGTGTCACTGCTCATCATTACCGCCACGCCGTTCGGTGCCATCCCGCGGCGGCTGCGCGGCGCGTATGAGCACCTGATGGGCATCGACCTCCTGGACGAGGAACAGGACGGGAACAAGCACGACCGAAGCTACCTTGAGCGGACGCCGCCTGCGGCGCCCAAAAAGAAGAAGCGGCGCTTCTTCGGCAAGGATAAAGATGCCGACGCCGGCCTGGAAGGTTACGTGGGCGACGAAGCCTTCGAACATGCCGTCGTCGATGACGATGATCCACAGCCCCCACATCCCGCCCCCGGTGTCCGCCGCCCCACCCAGGCGGAGATCGCCGTCGAAAAAATCAAGGCCGCGCAGGGGCTTGGCCCTGCTGCCGCCGGCCACGACAACGCGACCGAAGCCATCCCGATGGTCACCCCCGGTATGGCCGCACCCGCGGGCAAGCCGGCCGCCCCGCCAACCGTGCCCTCCAACCCGGTGGCTCCCGCACCGCCGCCCGTGCCGATCCCGCAGCGCACCGAGCAGCTGTCCCTCGCGGGCGACGTGACCTACACGCTCCCTGCCTCCGACTACCTCACGCCCGGATCCATCCCCAAGGAGCGCACGGAAGCCAACGATGCCGTCGTCGCTGCCCTGACCGACACGCTCCAGCAGTTCAACGTCGACGCCACCGTGACTGGCTTCAGCCGCGGCCCCACCGTCACCCGGTACGAGATCGAACTCGCGTCCGGGACCAAGGTGGAGCGGGTCACGGCGCTGTCCAAGAACATCTCCTACGCAGTGGCCTCCAGCGACGTGCGGATCCTCAGCCCCATCCCGGGAAAATCCGCGATTGGCATCGAAATCCCCAACACGGACCGCGAGACTGTGTCCCTGGGCGATGTGCTCCGCAGCCAGAACGCCCGCCGCACCGAGCACCCGATGGTGATGGGCGTGGGCAAGGACGTCGAAGGCGGTTACGTGGTGGCCAACCTCGCCAAGATGCCCCACCTGCTGGTAGCCGGCGCTACCGGTGCCGGTAAGTCCTCCTTCGTGAACTCCATGATCACCTCCATCCTCATGCGCGCCACCCCGGACGAGGTGCGGATGGTGATGGTGGATCCGAAGCGGGTGGAACTCACCGCTTACGAAGGCGTCCCGCACCTCATCACCCCCATCATCACCAACCCCAAGAAGGCCGCCGAAGCCCTCCAGTGGGTGGTCCGCGAGATGGACGCCCGCTATGACGACCTCGCCAATTACGGGTTCAAGCACATCGACGACTTCAACAAGGCCGTCCGTGCCGGCAAGGTCCAGCCGCCGGTGGACTCCAAGCGCGTCATCCGCCCGTACCCCTACCTGCTGGTGATCGTGGACGAGCTCGCAGACCTCATGATGGTCGCCCCGCGGGACGTTGAAGACTCGATCGTCCGCATCACCCAGCTGGCCCGTGCTGCCGGCATCCACCTGGTCCTGGCTACCCAGCGGCCATCGGTGGACGTGGTGACCGGCCTGATCAAGGCCAACGTTCCCTCCAGGATGGCCTTCGCCACCTCCTCCGTGACCGACTCCCGCGTGGTCCTGGACCAGCCGGGCGCCGAAAAGCTCATCGGGCAGGGTGACGCGCTCTTCCTGCCCATGGGCGCCTCCAAGGCCATGCGTGTCCAGGGAGCCTGGGTCACGGAGTCTGAAATCCACAAGGTGGTGGAGCACGTCAAGGGACAACTCCAGGCCACCTACCGCGACGACGTTGCGGCGGAGGCGCCCAAGAAACAGATCGACGACGACATCGGGGACGACCTCGAGGTACTGCTGCAGGCCACCGAACTGGTGGTCACCACACAGTTCGGCTCCACCTCCATGCTGCAGCGCAAGCTGCGCGTCGGATTCGCCAAGGCGGGCCGCCTCATGGACCTGCTCGAATCAAGGGGAGTGGTGGGCCCTTCCGAAGGATCGAAGGCCCGCGACGTGCTGGTGAAACCGGACGACCTCGCCCCCGTCCTGGCCGCCATGAAGGGCCAGGAGGCTCCGGCCGCACCGGATGCCCAGACGGCCGCGCTCAGCGACAACGCCAACGCGAACATTGCCCAGGGCGGGTACGCCGAAGACCTGGTGGCCGCGGACTTGGACCAGCGAAAGCAGAACGTGGAATATTACGACGGCTCCGATTCCCCGCCCGGCGGGTATGACGACGAGGACGGCTCCGAAGACGCCTGGTCCCTCACCGGGCGCTAG
- a CDS encoding helix-turn-helix domain-containing protein: MVKQPVSVNGVVRWKDVGLADQAKSEQKERKMVVLRHEIGDVLRDVRQRQGRTLREVSHSARVSLGYLSEVERGQKEASSELLSSICSALDVPLSSMLREVSDRVAVAEGVAVPDTVPQEFSQRYGRDLERDLNNELNDELSTGLLSGAR, translated from the coding sequence ATGGTAAAGCAGCCCGTATCCGTAAACGGCGTTGTCCGCTGGAAGGATGTGGGCCTCGCCGATCAGGCTAAGAGCGAACAGAAGGAGCGCAAGATGGTGGTACTTCGTCACGAAATCGGTGATGTCCTGCGCGATGTTCGCCAGCGTCAGGGGCGCACGCTCCGTGAAGTCTCGCACAGCGCCCGTGTCTCCCTGGGTTACCTCAGCGAAGTGGAGCGCGGTCAGAAGGAAGCATCTTCCGAGCTGCTGTCTTCAATCTGCTCGGCCCTGGACGTCCCGTTGTCCAGCATGCTCCGCGAGGTCAGCGACCGGGTGGCAGTAGCCGAAGGCGTAGCCGTTCCGGACACCGTTCCGCAGGAATTCTCCCAGCGTTACGGACGCGACCTTGAGCGCGACCTGAACAACGAACTCAACGATGAACTTTCAACGGGACTCCTCTCCGGCGCCCGGTAA
- a CDS encoding DUF3046 domain-containing protein, protein MRISDYWRLMDDEFGAGYSRVLSSTLVLAGVGGRTADQALAAGVEPRKVWLAVCDVQDVPAGRRLGRDMKPRAE, encoded by the coding sequence GTGCGAATCAGCGACTATTGGCGACTTATGGACGACGAATTTGGCGCCGGCTACTCGCGGGTCCTCAGCAGCACCCTTGTTCTTGCCGGCGTGGGTGGCCGCACCGCGGACCAGGCGCTGGCCGCCGGCGTGGAACCGCGCAAGGTGTGGCTGGCGGTCTGTGATGTCCAGGATGTTCCCGCCGGACGCCGGCTTGGCCGGGACATGAAGCCCCGCGCCGAATAG
- the pgsA gene encoding CDP-diacylglycerol--glycerol-3-phosphate 3-phosphatidyltransferase — translation MTSTDATAAGRAGVWNLPNILTMLRIALVPFFVWFLIADAPGLHSQSGPWRWAAAAAFAVAIYTDKLDGDIARSRNLVTDFGKIADPIADKLLIGSALVMLSVLGELPWWATLVILVREWGVTALRFFVIRYGVIPASRGGKLKTVVQTLAIFLYLLPLAAVAPWLTWAAFAVMMVAVAITVWTGVEYVIEAMRLRAKGKVQGTKNSGQEPA, via the coding sequence GTGACAAGTACCGATGCAACCGCCGCCGGCCGTGCCGGGGTCTGGAACCTTCCCAATATCCTGACCATGCTCCGCATCGCGCTGGTGCCGTTCTTCGTCTGGTTCCTGATCGCGGACGCGCCCGGACTCCACAGCCAGTCCGGGCCCTGGCGCTGGGCAGCAGCGGCCGCGTTCGCCGTCGCGATTTACACTGACAAACTCGACGGCGATATCGCCAGGAGCCGGAACCTGGTGACCGATTTCGGCAAGATCGCCGACCCCATCGCAGACAAGCTGCTCATCGGTTCTGCCCTGGTGATGCTGTCCGTGCTCGGCGAACTGCCCTGGTGGGCCACCCTGGTGATCCTGGTGCGTGAATGGGGCGTCACCGCCCTGCGCTTCTTCGTCATCCGTTACGGCGTTATTCCCGCCTCGCGGGGCGGGAAGCTTAAAACCGTGGTCCAGACCCTGGCCATCTTCCTGTACCTCCTCCCGCTGGCCGCCGTTGCGCCGTGGCTCACCTGGGCGGCATTCGCCGTCATGATGGTGGCCGTGGCAATCACCGTCTGGACCGGCGTCGAGTACGTGATCGAGGCGATGCGCCTGCGCGCCAAGGGGAAAGTCCAGGGAACCAAAAACAGCGGACAGGAACCGGCATGA
- a CDS encoding CinA family protein, protein MNNQHHLSLHHLSEQAVRQALELKRTVATAESLTAGMVSAVLADTPGASGMLQGGVVAYQNSVKTDVLKVSAELLARVGSVDTGVAADMAQGARTALGADIGVSTTGVAGPEAHDGKPVGTVYIGIATAAGTNGYEYVFSGNRSEIRGQACGAALERLIEALAS, encoded by the coding sequence ATGAACAACCAGCACCATCTGTCGCTTCACCACCTGTCGGAGCAGGCCGTCCGCCAGGCCCTCGAGCTCAAGCGTACGGTGGCAACAGCCGAGTCGCTGACAGCCGGCATGGTGTCCGCAGTCCTCGCTGACACTCCGGGCGCCTCCGGGATGCTGCAGGGCGGAGTGGTGGCCTACCAGAACTCCGTCAAAACGGACGTGCTGAAGGTCTCCGCGGAACTGCTGGCCCGTGTGGGATCCGTTGATACCGGGGTGGCCGCCGACATGGCACAAGGTGCCCGGACGGCCCTTGGCGCCGATATTGGCGTCTCCACCACGGGTGTTGCCGGACCGGAAGCCCACGACGGAAAACCGGTGGGAACGGTGTATATAGGCATTGCTACGGCAGCAGGAACAAACGGCTACGAGTATGTGTTTTCAGGGAACCGGTCGGAGATCCGGGGGCAGGCCTGCGGCGCTGCGCTGGAACGGCTGATCGAAGCCCTGGCTTCCTGA